TTAATAAAAATATAAAAAAATTTACAAATTATTCTTTTAATATTTATACATATCGCACAAGTTTGTATAGAGGAAGTTTTATGCTCTGGTCAAGAGATGTTGTTGAATGGCAAAGTAATGGAACAAAAATCATATCTAGTAGCGGATGGCAGGAAGTTGGATATGTATTTCCAAATATAGCTCATGCAAAAGGCATTGTATTAATATATAAAACATCAACATTTCATAAATATCGTGCTACAAAAACAATAGGAGCGGGAGTAGTGACGCCCTGGGGAGATGTAAAAATTTATAGTCAGGATGTTACGGATTATGTCGTCGTTTATGCAAATGGTGATGCTGAATGGTATTGAAGAAATTTTTATAATATTAAAAATTAGGAAGGTATGAAAATACCTTCCTAATAATAATATAAGGGGGTGATTAATATTGATAACAATAGAAAATCTAACAAAGTATTATAAAAATAATTTAATTTTTAAGAATGTTAATATGTTGATTCCAGAAAATAAAGTAACATTGTTTATAGGTGCAAATGGAAGTGGAAAAACTACATTATTTAAATGTTTATTAAATTTAGAAGATTATAGAGGTAAGATTTTATATGATGGTAAATGCTTAAATGAAATAAGAGACACTATATATGTAATTTATGATGATACTCCATTATATTATAATCTCAGTGGTTATAAAAATATCGAGTTATTATTGAATAAAAAAATCAGTATTCAACAAATAAAAGAAATCTCATACATGTTTTTGAAAGATGAAATTTTGAAATTAAAAGTAAAATATTATTCTCATGGCCAGCGAAAAAAATTAAGTTTAATTATCGCAATGCTTACAAGTCCAAAATATTTATTTATGGATGAAATAGCAAATGGCCTGGATTATAATACAAAACTTTTATTGAAGAATTTCATAAAAAAATGGTCAAAAAAAATGACAATTATTATGACGGGGCATCAATTTGAATTTTATGATGGTATTATTGATGAGTTGTTTATTTTAAAAGATCATTCAATTATTAAAATTAATGAATATGGTGGTGATTTGAGTGCAATATATAAAAATCTTATTAAGTAATATCGGCAAAGAAGTAAAATATCAAATATATTCTGGTGTCTTTATTTTAATGATTATAACCCTGTTAATATTTTCCGGACTAAATTTGTATAATCAAAAAAAGTTAATTATACAAAATTATAATTTATTTATACATACATTAAACGAAACAAAAAAAATGGGAATGGATGTCGAAGAAATTTTAAAAAAACCTTTAAAAATAGAAGAAAAAAATGGAGTAAAAAAAATAAATAATCCTTTGAAATTTGATTATGAAAACGTAGCCCTGGCAATTTATGATTTAAAAAATCCTAACCGCGTTATAACTAATACCTTGAAATATTTATCTTTTATTTTTTATTCATTTTTCTTTGGTGTATATGGTGTATATATTGCAACATATGATATAAAATATAAAACCTTAAAGATAAAAGCTGTTCAGAATAACTGGATGCATATATTATTATCAAAACAGTTATCAATGTATATATTATCATTCTTAATGATTATTATTGTATTATTTCTGTCAAGTATAATAGGCTTTATATTTTATAATAGTCTTTTTTTTGATATTCCTGTTAATGAATTTAAATTATCAGTTCAACCTTCAGATACAAACATTATTTTACAATTTGTATTAAGTGTATTTCTTTCATTTATTTTTACAACTTTTGGATTTTATCTCGGGTTATTATTTAGAGGAGTTATTTATCCTATATTAATTTTAGTTCTTTATAATTTTATTTTCCCCACTTTTGGAAAATATGATTTAAAAAATTTAATCTCTATATTAGGACATAAAGTCTTTGATTTTTACGGAAATTTTATATTATTTAAACCTGAAAAAATTTCGTTAAACGTATCTATAATTTTATTAGTTACATATATTATTATAAGTACATTATTTACTTATATAATAGTAAAAAACCAAAGTAAATATATAGACTGAATAGCGACGTAAATAATATGACAACATCATCCTTTAATAAAGATTTTATACTAAAAAGCAAGAAGGAAGTAAAAAGTTTTATTAAAATATTATAAAAAACTTCCAAACCTATAAAAATTGATAAAAATTGCTGGAATTAATCAAATGAGGCAAAAGCCTCATTTTGTTTTGATATGGTATATTGCATACTAAAAGTAAGTCAGAAATAAATTTAGAACTAATTTACTGGTTGTACAATTTTTTATAGATCCATTATTTGCTATAAGAATGAAATCTGTATATTTTCTAAAATAAGGATACTAAAAAATTTTTGAGTAAATAAAATTCATAAAAACTAAATGCAGAGAATTATTTCTCTGCATTTAGTTTTTCATAACAGTCTCTACATACTGCAATATACTTCTCAAATCCTCCAACATCTATTTCATCACCATTTCCAACTAATTTAAATGAAATAGTTCCGTTGTATTCTCCACATTCATGACA
This is a stretch of genomic DNA from Marinitoga piezophila KA3. It encodes these proteins:
- a CDS encoding ABC transporter permease, whose amino-acid sequence is MQYIKILLSNIGKEVKYQIYSGVFILMIITLLIFSGLNLYNQKKLIIQNYNLFIHTLNETKKMGMDVEEILKKPLKIEEKNGVKKINNPLKFDYENVALAIYDLKNPNRVITNTLKYLSFIFYSFFFGVYGVYIATYDIKYKTLKIKAVQNNWMHILLSKQLSMYILSFLMIIIVLFLSSIIGFIFYNSLFFDIPVNEFKLSVQPSDTNIILQFVLSVFLSFIFTTFGFYLGLLFRGVIYPILILVLYNFIFPTFGKYDLKNLISILGHKVFDFYGNFILFKPEKISLNVSIILLVTYIIISTLFTYIIVKNQSKYID
- a CDS encoding ABC transporter ATP-binding protein; its protein translation is MITIENLTKYYKNNLIFKNVNMLIPENKVTLFIGANGSGKTTLFKCLLNLEDYRGKILYDGKCLNEIRDTIYVIYDDTPLYYNLSGYKNIELLLNKKISIQQIKEISYMFLKDEILKLKVKYYSHGQRKKLSLIIAMLTSPKYLFMDEIANGLDYNTKLLLKNFIKKWSKKMTIIMTGHQFEFYDGIIDELFILKDHSIIKINEYGGDLSAIYKNLIK